A window from Pseudoliparis swirei isolate HS2019 ecotype Mariana Trench chromosome 17, NWPU_hadal_v1, whole genome shotgun sequence encodes these proteins:
- the npm3 gene encoding nucleoplasmin-3 yields MSHSHDDCSDHEHSGQSKLESFLFSCELSSKVPFYTFQGDEDEDLEQFLELRTVCLGEGAKEESNVVEVTAMNHLGKTNSVPIANLHLSCLPMVSLGDFELKAPVTIRLKAGTGPVTVSGLHLIVSQVEEPDLSDDDEDADDEEEISPIKPAKKKQQQQ; encoded by the exons ATGTCTCACAGCCACGATGACTGCTCGGACCACGAACACTCCGGCCAGTCGAAGTTGGagagcttcctgttca GCTGCGAGCTGTCCTCTAAAGTCCCCTTCTACACGTTCCAAGGAGACGAAGATGAGGACCTGGAGCAGTTCCTTGAACTCAGGACA GTTTGTCTGGGCGAGGGGGCCAAGGAGGAGAGCAATGTGGTGGAGGTCACGGCCATGAACCACCTGGGAAAGACCAACTCGGTGCCCATCGCCAACCTGCACCTCAGCTGCCTGCCCATG GTCAGTCTGGGAGACTTTGAGCTGAAGGCCCCAGTGACCATCCGGCTGAAGGCGGGAACGGGACCAGTGACGGTCAGCGGGTTGCACCTCATCG TCTCACAGGTTGAAGAGCCCGACCTGtcggatgatgatgaggatgccGATGATGAGGAAGAGATCAGCCCCATCAAACCAgcgaagaagaagcagcagcagcagtag